A region of Ferrimicrobium sp. DNA encodes the following proteins:
- a CDS encoding transposase: MGLNLGVTTLARLSSGEKIDGPKAHAKLRKRLQRPNKRFSGKQKGSKNSHKAKLQPARLHAKIAAICNDSLQMIWVLDFRLFQKIYKNLRF; this comes from the coding sequence ATCGGCCTAAACCTAGGGGTCACGACCCTCGCTAGGCTCTCGAGCGGAGAGAAGATCGACGGGCCAAAGGCCCATGCCAAGCTGCGCAAAAGACTGCAACGACCCAACAAGCGATTCAGTGGCAAACAGAAAGGCTCGAAGAACAGCCATAAAGCAAAACTACAACCTGCGAGACTCCACGCGAAGATCGCCGCTATATGCAACGACTCACTCCAGATGATTTGGGTCCTAGATTTCCGCTTATTTCAGAAAATCTACAAAAATCTCCGATTCTGA
- the nth gene encoding endonuclease III, with product MGRQQVEQIIKQLDALYPGDAKTLCALQFETPFQLLVATVLSAQTTDAVVNSVTQPLFARFPTPDALGSAAVDEVAQLIYSTGFYRTKASHVVALADRIAHQYGGEVPSELSELTTLPGVGRKTANVVRSVYFGLPGLPVDTHVSRLSNRLGLSNAQTPEAIEQDLCGLVPQVRWGSFSLQLILHGRRICRAKTPSCFRCELSSYCDSAPSSVRVSS from the coding sequence GTGGGAAGACAACAGGTTGAGCAGATCATTAAGCAGCTTGATGCCCTCTACCCAGGCGATGCAAAAACGTTGTGTGCGCTCCAGTTCGAGACCCCATTCCAGCTCCTGGTTGCTACGGTGCTTTCAGCTCAGACGACTGACGCGGTAGTAAACTCGGTTACCCAGCCGCTCTTTGCACGTTTTCCAACGCCCGACGCCCTCGGTTCGGCGGCGGTCGACGAGGTAGCACAGCTCATCTACTCGACCGGCTTCTACCGCACCAAGGCGAGTCATGTGGTCGCACTTGCGGATCGGATTGCCCACCAGTATGGGGGGGAGGTCCCGAGCGAGCTTTCGGAGCTTACCACCCTCCCTGGGGTGGGACGCAAGACGGCCAATGTTGTTCGGTCCGTCTATTTTGGTCTGCCGGGGCTTCCTGTCGATACCCATGTCAGTCGGCTGTCCAACCGACTGGGTCTGAGCAATGCGCAGACTCCCGAGGCGATCGAACAGGATCTTTGCGGGCTCGTTCCCCAGGTTCGGTGGGGTTCGTTCTCGCTGCAACTCATCCTGCACGGCAGGCGCATCTGCAGAGCAAAGACGCCTTCGTGTTTTCGATGCGAGCTCTCTTCCTACTGCGATTCCGCGCCCTCGTCGGTACGAGTCTCTTCCTAG
- a CDS encoding exonuclease domain-containing protein — translation MGIATTQAALHPSTTQLQTTTFVIVDTETTGGSASYHQLTEVAALKVCGGHVIGHLRSLIVNRLPIPAMIVTLTGITDAMCCVAPEELEVLRAFTSFVGDATLVGHNLRFDLSFLNAALSRSHAPSLNTTTIDTLSLARRLLQGEVENFKLATLAEYLGLRRPSHRALTDALTTTDLLHELIGRLGSIGITTLEDLDRFCPTKSSRHDLTRA, via the coding sequence ATGGGCATCGCGACCACTCAAGCCGCTCTTCATCCCTCAACGACACAACTGCAAACGACGACGTTCGTTATCGTCGATACCGAGACCACTGGTGGATCTGCGAGCTATCACCAGCTGACTGAGGTGGCTGCGCTCAAGGTCTGCGGCGGACACGTCATTGGCCACCTTCGATCGCTCATAGTGAACCGCTTGCCCATACCTGCCATGATCGTGACGCTCACCGGTATCACTGATGCGATGTGTTGCGTCGCACCGGAAGAGCTAGAGGTCCTACGGGCCTTTACGTCCTTTGTCGGCGACGCAACCCTTGTGGGCCACAACCTGCGCTTCGACCTGAGTTTTCTCAACGCTGCCCTCTCCCGTTCGCATGCTCCCTCGCTCAACACTACAACGATCGACACCCTGAGCCTCGCACGTCGTCTACTCCAGGGCGAGGTCGAGAACTTTAAACTTGCGACTCTTGCCGAGTACTTGGGCCTTCGTCGACCAAGCCATCGAGCCCTTACCGACGCATTGACCACGACTGACCTCCTCCACGAACTCATCGGTCGTCTCGGCAGCATCGGCATCACCACACTTGAGGATCTCGATCGCTTTTGTCCAACGAAATCATCACGTCATGATCTCACCCGTGCATGA
- a CDS encoding amidase family protein → MDPKEESNLVVTALEDAGFLPFGRTNAPTFGVIPVAENLRYGVTGTPRNLEQTPRGSSGASPDGTPSPWQR, encoded by the coding sequence ATGGATCCAAAGGAGGAGAGCAACCTGGTGGTAACGGCACTCGAAGATGCTGGCTTCCTACCCTTTGGTCGCACCAACGCCCCCACATTTGGTGTGATACCGGTAGCTGAAAACCTCCGCTATGGCGTCACGGGGACCCCAAGGAATCTTGAGCAAACACCGAGAGGGTCGAGCGGCGCTAGCCCAGATGGCACCCCTAGTCCATGGCAACGATAG
- a CDS encoding APC family permease, with product MEANDTPVPKSDEARLNELGYHQELSRVMTLFENFSVAFCYLSPVVGIYSLYALSLGTGGPAFIWLIPLVVIGQLFVALIFGELGSSYPIAGALFQWSKRLMGSGYGWWVGWMYGWALIITVASVDTGVPSYFADLVNNLFGTHLNGASPNTILLISTLYLAGQTLFNVYGVKFLGSISRIGTWFEVLGTVGLAIILLAFATHHSLGYLFTTQGTTHLKTSPLGVNFGGNWWAGAALIAVLGPVYIFYGFESAGDVAEEVVDASRHVPRAMVSALIFGGIVSMILVGALSLAIPSGPKGFALAATQGVPAILSSAISAKFFQDLILFIICFAFFSCGLAVQGAGARLVFSYARDRAVPGHRVLRRISPRRRTPVAAILLAAIIPELLSFLVHFTPTKPIHIGFIVYPAHVNALTALVSFGVSGIYISFQMVVLAYLIARLRGWKAEGSFQLGRWGYLVAVLGLIYGVGMIVNIIAPTGLNSPRGELFNFDWLTILVITIIVIIGALYFVLGRPHHAIRAAEVERRANVPTPTQGLQGDEAANPSD from the coding sequence GTGGAAGCGAACGATACGCCGGTACCAAAGAGCGACGAAGCTCGGCTCAACGAGCTGGGTTATCATCAAGAACTCTCTCGAGTCATGACTCTGTTCGAGAATTTCTCGGTTGCCTTTTGTTACTTGTCACCCGTGGTAGGCATCTATTCGCTGTACGCACTGAGCCTTGGTACCGGGGGGCCCGCATTTATCTGGTTGATCCCTCTCGTCGTGATCGGCCAGCTCTTTGTCGCCCTCATCTTCGGCGAGCTTGGATCGAGCTATCCGATCGCGGGTGCCCTGTTTCAGTGGAGCAAACGTCTCATGGGCTCGGGGTACGGCTGGTGGGTCGGGTGGATGTATGGCTGGGCCCTTATCATCACGGTGGCCTCCGTCGACACCGGTGTTCCCAGTTACTTTGCCGATCTCGTTAACAACCTCTTCGGCACCCACCTCAATGGAGCCTCCCCCAACACCATCTTGCTCATCTCCACCCTCTACCTCGCCGGTCAGACACTCTTCAATGTCTACGGCGTTAAGTTCCTCGGGTCGATCTCAAGGATCGGAACGTGGTTCGAGGTACTCGGGACCGTGGGGCTGGCAATCATCTTGCTCGCTTTCGCCACCCATCACTCACTCGGCTATCTCTTCACTACCCAGGGAACGACCCACCTCAAGACCAGCCCGCTCGGGGTGAACTTCGGCGGCAACTGGTGGGCAGGGGCCGCGTTGATCGCGGTGCTCGGACCGGTCTACATTTTCTATGGCTTTGAAAGCGCTGGTGATGTCGCTGAGGAGGTCGTGGATGCGTCACGCCATGTCCCTCGTGCAATGGTCTCGGCTCTCATCTTCGGTGGTATCGTCTCGATGATTCTGGTCGGTGCGCTCAGCCTTGCGATTCCTTCTGGCCCCAAGGGTTTTGCCCTGGCCGCAACCCAAGGCGTTCCGGCAATCCTCTCAAGTGCCATCTCCGCCAAGTTCTTCCAAGATCTCATTCTGTTCATTATCTGTTTCGCCTTCTTCTCGTGTGGTCTGGCCGTCCAGGGTGCGGGTGCTCGTTTGGTGTTCTCCTATGCCCGAGATCGGGCGGTACCAGGACACCGTGTTCTGCGGCGTATCTCTCCCCGGCGTCGCACCCCAGTGGCCGCAATTCTCCTCGCTGCTATCATCCCCGAACTCCTCTCGTTCTTGGTGCACTTCACGCCCACAAAGCCCATTCACATCGGCTTTATCGTCTATCCGGCCCACGTCAACGCGCTGACGGCACTCGTGAGCTTCGGTGTGTCGGGTATCTACATCTCGTTCCAAATGGTGGTGCTCGCCTATCTCATCGCCAGGTTGCGTGGCTGGAAAGCCGAGGGCTCCTTCCAGCTTGGCAGATGGGGGTACCTCGTCGCGGTCTTGGGGTTGATCTACGGAGTCGGCATGATCGTGAACATCATCGCGCCAACTGGACTGAACTCACCCCGAGGCGAACTCTTTAACTTCGACTGGCTGACCATTCTGGTGATCACCATCATCGTGATCATCGGGGCGCTCTATTTCGTCCTCGGCCGCCCCCATCACGCCATCAGAGCAGCGGAGGTCGAGCGGCGTGCGAACGTCCCCACCCCCACCCAGGGACTCCAAGGCGACGAGGCAGCGAATCCATCTGATTGA
- the mshD gene encoding mycothiol synthase, whose translation MAHLDVRMLNPDRHLSSIISLAQEVEAVEHHRALADHRWIDLTNHRAESLESLVVVDLDTDVVAGLLTRNATNKGIEFELAIRPSYPYGLVVQELLDRALGDSTMPATQRVSLWIPNPNQERDRLYRSLGFHADREVLQMRRTLPFEGLVRSTTLKFRTFQPGVDEAAWLSVNNRAFEWHPDQGDWDLATLREREGEPWFDPNGFFVVDDETRMQGFCWTKIHHDCQPPVGEIYVIAVDPEDAGKGIGKALLAEGMYYLGEVRKLSSIMLYVERSNESAQGLYQSYGFSIDHADRRYVLFPSTNALPDDR comes from the coding sequence ATGGCCCATCTTGATGTACGCATGCTCAACCCTGACCGCCATCTTTCTTCCATCATCTCACTGGCGCAAGAGGTTGAAGCGGTGGAGCATCATCGAGCACTTGCCGACCACCGCTGGATCGACCTCACCAACCACCGTGCAGAGAGCCTCGAATCGCTCGTCGTCGTCGATCTAGATACCGATGTCGTAGCCGGTCTTCTCACCCGTAATGCGACGAACAAGGGAATCGAGTTCGAGCTAGCCATCCGCCCCAGTTACCCCTATGGACTCGTAGTCCAAGAGCTTCTCGATCGAGCGCTGGGCGATTCCACCATGCCTGCAACCCAACGGGTGAGCCTCTGGATCCCCAACCCCAATCAGGAGCGTGACCGCCTCTATCGCAGTCTCGGCTTTCATGCCGATCGCGAAGTGCTCCAGATGCGACGAACCCTTCCCTTCGAGGGACTCGTGCGCTCCACGACACTCAAGTTTCGAACCTTTCAACCCGGCGTAGACGAGGCCGCCTGGCTTAGCGTCAACAACCGAGCCTTTGAATGGCACCCAGATCAAGGTGACTGGGATCTCGCCACCCTACGCGAACGAGAGGGTGAGCCGTGGTTCGATCCCAACGGATTCTTTGTCGTCGATGATGAGACTCGCATGCAAGGGTTCTGCTGGACTAAGATTCACCACGACTGTCAACCTCCCGTCGGCGAGATCTACGTGATCGCTGTCGATCCAGAGGATGCCGGCAAGGGAATCGGTAAAGCACTGCTAGCCGAAGGCATGTACTACTTAGGAGAGGTGCGCAAACTCTCCTCCATCATGCTCTATGTCGAACGCAGCAACGAGAGCGCCCAAGGGCTCTACCAAAGCTACGGCTTCTCCATTGACCACGCCGACCGCCGCTACGTGCTTTTCCCGTCAACGAACGCACTCCCAGACGACCGCTGA
- a CDS encoding amidase family protein: MSKHREGRAALAQMAPLVHGNDSAASIRIPMSRWGLVALKVSRWRVPSGNSSWKGESVEGVLIRDVSDVALVLDEIAGPDPLGCSATPAICQCHQERCQPASQRSVTKAPLGVEVDPPSASRRRRRSPGDSSRSGT, encoded by the coding sequence TTGAGCAAACACCGAGAGGGTCGAGCGGCGCTAGCCCAGATGGCACCCCTAGTCCATGGCAACGATAGCGCTGCCTCGATCAGGATTCCTATGTCACGCTGGGGCTTGGTTGCTCTCAAGGTCTCTCGATGGAGGGTACCCTCCGGGAACTCCTCGTGGAAAGGGGAATCGGTCGAGGGGGTGTTGATCCGTGACGTGAGCGATGTGGCGCTGGTACTCGATGAGATCGCCGGCCCGGATCCTCTCGGGTGCTCCGCCACCCCGGCCATTTGCCAGTGCCATCAAGAGCGATGTCAGCCCGCTTCACAACGCTCCGTTACCAAGGCACCGCTTGGCGTCGAGGTTGACCCTCCAAGTGCATCGAGGCGACGACGTCGGTCACCCGGGGACTCGAGTCGCTCAGGCACTTGA
- a CDS encoding aminotransferase class V-fold PLP-dependent enzyme, with the protein MDRTDEQEFTEYFEHQRGFLDTASIGLLPKATAASLHIAIDNWATGKARWFDDWLGKTDIARSLFAKMVGADEQLVATGPSTSVMVALIANALPAGARVLAPAIEFTSNLYPYLVQADRGIEIITVGEDDLIDAIDHSVTLVAVSAVQSASGHVTDLEALKQRAKRTGAMVAVDATQATGWLPLSIDGLDAIVSSGYKWLLSPRGTAYLALSQRLGAMIKPLYANWYAGDNIANSYYGTQLHLAKSERRLDPSPAWLSWIGAAESLALIDHLGITAIYDHDIALTTEFLTRLDQPLPERASAIASLKLVKPIDPTSLPITVSMRSGRLRISFHLYNTADDVELAVKVLRGAVVSDEDR; encoded by the coding sequence ATGGACAGAACCGATGAACAAGAGTTCACAGAGTACTTCGAGCACCAACGCGGCTTCCTAGACACCGCCAGTATCGGCCTACTACCAAAGGCAACAGCCGCCAGCCTCCACATCGCGATCGACAACTGGGCTACCGGCAAGGCCCGATGGTTCGACGACTGGCTTGGCAAAACTGATATCGCTCGTAGTCTTTTTGCCAAGATGGTCGGAGCGGATGAGCAGCTCGTTGCCACCGGGCCATCGACCTCGGTGATGGTAGCGCTCATCGCCAACGCACTGCCGGCTGGCGCGCGCGTCCTCGCACCAGCCATTGAGTTTACGTCAAACCTCTACCCCTATCTCGTACAGGCGGATCGGGGCATCGAGATCATAACGGTTGGCGAAGATGATCTCATCGATGCTATCGACCACTCGGTTACCCTGGTAGCTGTATCAGCAGTCCAGAGCGCCAGTGGGCACGTTACCGATTTGGAAGCGCTCAAACAGCGGGCCAAGCGAACTGGAGCTATGGTGGCGGTGGATGCCACGCAGGCCACCGGCTGGCTTCCTCTCTCTATTGACGGCCTCGATGCCATCGTCAGTTCCGGCTACAAGTGGCTACTGTCCCCTCGTGGCACGGCCTATCTCGCGCTCTCTCAACGTCTTGGGGCCATGATCAAGCCGCTCTACGCTAACTGGTATGCCGGTGACAATATCGCCAACTCCTACTACGGAACCCAACTCCATCTCGCCAAGAGTGAGCGCCGCCTCGACCCCTCTCCTGCATGGCTCTCGTGGATCGGAGCAGCAGAGTCGCTTGCACTCATCGATCATCTCGGGATCACCGCAATCTATGACCACGACATCGCTCTCACCACCGAATTTCTCACTCGGCTCGACCAACCTCTGCCGGAGAGAGCATCAGCGATCGCCTCGCTCAAGCTGGTAAAGCCCATCGATCCAACCTCCCTTCCCATTACGGTATCCATGCGTAGCGGTCGTCTGCGTATCTCCTTTCACCTCTACAACACCGCCGACGATGTGGAACTTGCGGTCAAAGTTTTGCGAGGTGCGGTTGTGTCGGATGAGGACCGCTGA
- a CDS encoding DUF6186 family protein codes for MRSLSLAIWAFIAAGVVVMAVVTHIRGHRLSDLVAALRTRPIGAIVLTLGWAWVGWHFLVR; via the coding sequence ATGCGGAGCCTGAGTTTAGCGATCTGGGCGTTCATCGCGGCGGGGGTGGTAGTGATGGCGGTGGTTACCCACATCCGGGGGCATCGACTGAGTGATCTTGTTGCGGCGTTGCGCACGCGGCCCATTGGAGCGATCGTCTTGACCCTCGGATGGGCCTGGGTCGGTTGGCACTTTCTCGTGCGCTAG